Below is a genomic region from Brassica rapa cultivar Chiifu-401-42 chromosome A08, CAAS_Brap_v3.01, whole genome shotgun sequence.
AAATAAACATTAGAAGCAGAAGCAGTAACCCTGCTCCTACAATGACTCCAATAATCAGTCCAAGGTTGGCTTGGTGCGGTTGTTCCCCTGGTGGTGATGACGTGTCTGAATCTCCACTATTCCGGGGAGGGCTTATAGACCGAGGCGGTGAAGGTGAGCCACCGTCACTGGACCTTCTGTTTCCAGACGGTGGAGACGGTGTGGAACCTTCTCTGTTGTTACTGTTGATTCTGTTACGGTCATCATTTTCAGAAGTTCCAGACGGTGTGGAACCTTCTCTGTTGTTACTGTTGATTCTGTTACGGTCATCATTTGCAACAGGAGAAGGAGGAGATGGTCTTTGTGGAGGAGGTGATTGCTTGGACGGTGCTTGAGGAGGTGCAGGTGGCGTTACAGGAGATGAGATTTGAGGAGAAGGTGGAGAAGGATTCTCTTGAGGTTTAGCTGGTGGATTAGGTACAGCTGGAGGAGATGTTGGCAATGATGGAGGAGGGGAGGTTTCCTGCGTCGGTGGTGCAGGCGGCGGTGAAGAAGCTGTTGGCGTTGGAGGAGGAGCAGAATCAGGAGACGGTGGAGATGAAGCAGGTGATGTTAACGGCGATGTGCCATTTGACAGAGAACCTGCATTAGGGGTTTCCGGGGCAGGAGGTGAATTCTCCGGAGAGTCTGCCATGATGAAGTCTTTGTTCTTTGGTGAAAGGTTTCTCAACGGTGGAGAAACCTTCTCCCCGGTGATCCTTGACTCATCAGCCTTGCGTTACAAGCAAAAACAATCGAAACTTAGAACTTGGAGATATTCAGAAGACTtggtgaagagaagagagaagattgTTGGAAAGAGAGGAATCCTGATGGTTTCTCTTTTTGGGTTTGGAGAAATGGCTTCGAAGGAGGAGAAGAGATTAAGGAACTATAATTAGAAGCAAAGGctctctatctttctctctACCATCTATGATCTATATTTGTTCTTTCTAGCCGTTTGAAGTTTGATGAAACGAACCGGTCTAGAAGGCCAACCAGTTTGAGATTAGAGATGATTTGAATACTAATTAACCGAATAGACAAAATTTAATCAAAACCGAACCAGAAAGTACGGTTAGCTCATTGGCGGGAGTTTGCAAACAGTAGACGAGAGAGACCGTGTTTAACCAAGAGAGGCTCCAACTTGGTTACACTAAGTATCTTATTATCAGAAAGTCTTTACCAACCATGATCCATAAAACATTCCCACCTTCTGCGGATTCATAATCATACATCTCTGCTCAACGTTACAACTCTTTAAAGTTCAAAGAACACATAAATAAAGTATCATTCACATATCTCCAAACTTCCATTGACAGTTACATTTAGCATTAATCGATGGGTCTAAAACCCCTAACGAACTTTGTCTTCTACATAAATCTCCAGAAAATAAACCAAGCTCCGCGAAAGGTGGGATGATGTACCTGGGCTTTACTAATAGAACATCAACAGCTACCACTCAATCTGAACATTATGATGTAGCACCACTAAACCGAAGAAACATTGTCTGAACCTTGAGGTGGACCTGAGCTTCCGCTCATTGCTGTTGCAGCTACATGTGAGCCAGGAACAGAGAATGGTGATGCACCTGGAGGCCTTGGCATTGGTGGCCGTGGAAATGACATACCCATGGGAGGTCTTTGAGCCACATTAGCAAGATTTGCAGCGGTTCTGTTTGTTGGTAATGATGCCTTTGAGGACATTGAAGGTGGGGCACCGAGTCTAGTTGCTATGATCTGCGCTCTTTCGTGGTATAGCCTTTGCCTTGACCTCTCCAATTGCTCTTTTACCCTCACTGTCAAGCTTTCAGCGTCGTTGAATATTGATAGTTTTGCTTCTAGTTTACGTAACTGCTTAGACGTAAAAAAACCCCCTCATTACCATGTTTAAACTCTGAACAATACTACACCAAAACAGAATCAAAGCTGCATACACTTAAACCATTTTTTTACCTGCTTCTCTATCAATGATCCAGAAAGTTGTCGGATATGATCTTCTTCTTGCTTTGCAAGATGCTTTGCCTTTACTGCTGCAGCTGAGAGAGCAGAGATAGCTGCGCGCTTAAGCTTATCAGTGTTATGTTTGTCTTTTGTCTCTTCAGAGACATCCTTCTCTTTCTTTGTATTTTCACCTGCAAACAATGTTTAAACAACAAACCAATAAGATATAAAAGAATCATGCAATGCAGGTCCAGTTTCAAATCTGTCCAAGAGATAGAGACAACCATCTGGTCCATTTTCCGGTACAGAAGGTGATGCAATGGCCTGCTGTGCAACAGACGTGTCTGGCATACTAAGAACATCCTTTGCATTCTTCTTAGCCTGTTCAATCTCCTCTCCTACTGTTTTGACCATATCTTGAGGATCCTTCTGTGACTGTGACATATCCTTCATCTCCACATCTTTTGATGCCTCTGGCTGAGAAGCATCTGGAGCTAACTGGGAGACAGTTGCTTGAGAGGCGTCTTTATTTTCACTAGAAAGCTTATTCCCATCCTTCAAAGGTTCTTGGAGCTCTTTCCCTGAACATTTATCCTGCGATGTACAAATTATATCCGCTGGTTCCTCTGATTTTTCAGTTGCCACTGAAttagtagatttttttagtcCTTTAGCATCTGGTTTCCTAGCAGATTTTTTAGTTCTGGAACCAGGTTGCTTTTCTTCAGAGACTGAATCCTGATTTTCTTTGCCTGAATCAGCTTCTGTCATTTCCCTGTCATTTGCATTCAAGGAGACACCTTCTGCTTTCTGGCTTTTTTCTTCTGGCTGTTCATCTTTATGGGCACTATCACCGTTCCCCACTGCATCCACACTGCAAATGTCTTGCTTGTTTTAGATTTACGATATAATAACCAATATCTTCAAAATACTGAGATATTCAAATAAACGTTAAACCTTTTTGATTCAGCTGAATCCTTCTTGTTGTCTAGTGGATCTTCGAGAACAAAACAATGTCTTGTGGCAAGCAGCAATCCAGAATTGCTTTTCAGAGAGTTTATGGAAGCCCGGGCTGAAGCAGTAGCAACGTCAGATCCCGCCAACCTCACCAGAAAAGCTGCCTGTAAAAAAAAGAACCTTGCAGGATCAGAAAGGAAAGAAGGTGCATTTATCAAAAAATCTCAGTCGCCGTTGCAGCAAATTTTATGTCTTACAACACAGCTTACCAGTCCCATGACAGGATTTCCTAAATCAGCAAAGGATAAAGAAGCTTCAGGTGTGATAGGATAACCAAGCTCTTCAAAAGCTTCAGTCAGAGCTTTCAAAGCAACGTTTTCATCAGCATCATCTTTACATCTTTCATCAGTGTCGGTTTCTACCTTCAGCGTTTTCTGCTCGGCTTCCACTTCACTAGTTTCTTCACTCGCATCTCCAGGTTTCGAAGATTCTGGAGGAACGTTTCCTTCATTGTCATCTTCTGTTTCTGGAGTTTTTTTCACAGTTTCAGCTTCTTTAACAGGATTCTTATTCTCTGTCTCTTCAGGAGCCTCTTTTTGGACAGATTTATCATCTTTAGACACAGCTGAATCTGTAGTGTCTTTTGTACTTGGAACTTTGTAGTCAAATTGATTAAGAAACGCATCCTCGATTGGcatttgaagaaaatgaagcaTACACTGAGCTTTTGTCTTTGTAGCAACATGCTCTGCAATCTCATTAAAATTTTCCTTGAAAATTTCTAAGCCTTCAAGGAGAAGAAGAGTCTCTTGATCAGTCCACTTCCCACTACCAACGCCAGGAGCCTCCGCAGAATCCATTAGTATAAAGTCGGAAGATGACATATCTGAGCTGAACTTGCCA
It encodes:
- the LOC103834415 gene encoding SWI/SNF complex subunit SWI3D; this encodes MDEKRTLALAGDSPASEPSMRRRLKRKANALGTSNSASAKRMLKREKAMLASFSPVHSGPLTRARQAPSSMPSAAGVKAEVVVGVVGTDGEKLKEEEEERDKAAIREWEAKIEAEFEAVRSRESNVHVVPNHCGWFSWEKIHPLEERSLPSFFNGKLEGRTPEVYREIRDWIMKKFHSDPNTQIEVKDLSELEVGDSEAKQEVMEFLDYWGLINFHPFPSSPDASSTPGDHDDLGDKESLLNSLYRFQTDEASPALVHKPRPTAQATPSGLFPDPVAPDDLLKQEGPAVEYHCNSCSADCSRKRYHCPTQADFDLCTECFDSGKFSSDMSSSDFILMDSAEAPGVGSGKWTDQETLLLLEGLEIFKENFNEIAEHVATKTKAQCMLHFLQMPIEDAFLNQFDYKVPSTKDTTDSAVSKDDKSVQKEAPEETENKNPVKEAETVKKTPETEDDNEGNVPPESSKPGDASEETSEVEAEQKTLKVETDTDERCKDDADENVALKALTEAFEELGYPITPEASLSFADLGNPVMGLAAFLVRLAGSDVATASARASINSLKSNSGLLLATRHCFVLEDPLDNKKDSAESKSVDAVGNGDSAHKDEQPEEKSQKAEGVSLNANDREMTEADSGKENQDSVSEEKQPGSRTKKSARKPDAKGLKKSTNSVATEKSEEPADIICTSQDKCSGKELQEPLKDGNKLSSENKDASQATVSQLAPDASQPEASKDVEMKDMSQSQKDPQDMVKTVGEEIEQAKKNAKDVLSMPDTSVAQQAIASPSVPENGPDGENTKKEKDVSEETKDKHNTDKLKRAAISALSAAAVKAKHLAKQEEDHIRQLSGSLIEKQLRKLEAKLSIFNDAESLTVRVKEQLERSRQRLYHERAQIIATRLGAPPSMSSKASLPTNRTAANLANVAQRPPMGMSFPRPPMPRPPGASPFSVPGSHVAATAMSGSSGPPQGSDNVSSV